From Cucumis melo cultivar AY chromosome 1, USDA_Cmelo_AY_1.0, whole genome shotgun sequence, a single genomic window includes:
- the LOC107990862 gene encoding uncharacterized protein LOC107990862, translating to MTTNICESLNSKLKIDRDLPVASLLEAIREFLQRWFYERRKAASCLKSVLSSWSEGLIRKLVDESRSFIVNPVSEVEFQVVDGGKNFLVKLNCNSCSCLFWDLEEIPWAHALIVICSLNLNPYAFVSQYYYATVLSATYGGLVRPIGNHTDWSVVEMNDNILPPVFRRPAERPRKRRIPSIGEVSKSSKCSRCKRAGHNIRTCTFEPI from the exons ATGACAACGAATATTTGTGAAAGCTTGAATTCTAAGTTAAAGATTGATAGAGACTTACCGGTTGCATCTTTGCTTGAGGCCATTAGAGAGTTTCTTCAACGGTGGTTTTATGAGAGAAGAAAAGCAGCCTCATGTTTAAAGAGTGTTTTGAGTTCTTGGTCTGAAGGACTAATAAGAAAGCTAGTTGATGAATCAAGAAGCTTCATT GTGAATCCTGTGAGTGaagttgaatttcaagtagttgATGGAGGCAAGAATTTTTTAGTAAAGTTGAATTGTAATAGCTGCAGTTGCCTTTTTTGGGATCTAGAAGAAATTCCATGGGCTCATGCTCTTATTGTGATTTGTAGTCTTAATTTGAATCCTTATGCGTTCGTTTCACAGTATTACTATGCTACTGTATTGTCTGCAACTTATGGTGGTTTAGTTCGTCCGATTGGTAACCATACTGATTGGAGTGTTGTGGAGATGAACGACAATATATTGCCTCCAGTATTTAGACGTCCAGCAGAAAGGCCTCGAAAAAGAAGGATTCCTTCTATTGGTGAAGTTTCAAAGAGCTCAAAATGTAGTCGTTGTAAGAGAGCCGGTCATAATATTAGAACTTGTACATTTGAACCTATTTGA